A window of the Rhinoraja longicauda isolate Sanriku21f chromosome 20, sRhiLon1.1, whole genome shotgun sequence genome harbors these coding sequences:
- the arl1 gene encoding ADP-ribosylation factor-like protein 1 produces MGGLFSTLFSSLFGLREMRILILGLDGAGKTTILYRLQVGEVVTTIPTIGFNVETVTFKNLKFQVWDLGGQTSIRPYWRCYYSNTDAIIYVVDSCDKERMGISKSELVTMLEEEELKKAVLVVFANKQDMEHALTPTEVANALGLPAMKDRKWQIFKTSATKGVGLEEAMDWLAESLKCRQ; encoded by the exons atgg GTGGGCTGTTCTCCACCTTGTTTTCCAGCCTGTTTGGGTTGCGAGAAATGAGGATATTGATCTTGGGTCTGGATGGAGCAGGCAAGACCACGATACTCTACAGGCTGCAGGTGGGCGAGGTCGTCACCACTATCCCCA CAATTGGCTTCAATGTTGAAACTGTGACGTTCAAGAACCTTAAGTTTCAAGTGTGGGACCTGGGTGGACAGACCAGTATACG CCCCTACTGGCGTTGTTATTACTCCAACACTGATGCCATCATCTACGTGGTCGACAGCTGTGACAAGGAAAGAATGGGGATCTCAAAGTCAGAACTTGTTACCATGCTGGAG GAAGAAGAGCTGAAGAAGGCTGTGCTAGTGGTGTTTGCAAATAAGCAGGACATGGAACATGCTCTGACTCCCACAGAGGTGGCCAACGCACTCGGCCTCCCTGCCATGAAGGATCGGAAATGGCAGATATTCAAAACCTCTGCAACCAAAGGAGTTGGTCTGGAAGAAGCTATGGACTG